A window of the Thermanaerothrix sp. genome harbors these coding sequences:
- a CDS encoding DUF3536 domain-containing protein, protein MRGICVHAHFYQPPREDPWLDEVLLDPSAAPSHDWNSRVTDECYRPNRAARLVDSSGGIVHIINNYLHMSFNVGPTLHRWILRHDPILDYHMAQADRTSEANLGCGNAIAQCYNHMIMPLATHKDKRTQILWSIEDFKARFGRPPAGMWLPETAVDMETLEELARLGIGFTILAPHQCAAVRPPDGPWVETPGGAGLDVTRPYRQHLPSGRHVDIIFYHGATSQAIAFGGLLDNGDRFAQHLMGLLPDDNEPRLLTIATDGETYGHHHRFGEMALARAFQLISQRKDLFLTNPGAFLKKHPPLWQCRVAENTSWSCAHGVERWRSDCGCHTGGHVGWHQRWRAPLRAALDHIRDRIDQVYDQMISPLTDPWELRNLFIKALLDRRDSNPSPLKKRQDFLKEHLPGIDDSEGIRVLTLLEAQRMRLFMYTSCGWFFNDIGGIETRQILAYAQRALELTEEASGMDVSGEFRQILKTAEGNTKELPNGLEVLNRTVMPQRRTLEDMAAASIMLKTSGTFYSFFCSSRLKEAASAGVALRVGTLSVTDQRTGKTWSGSGAVLSAGGLDDRCWLSDKKVDAEALIKDFIKLDIISFGDRLRQALPIGPRGPEALPEDERASMGMQRAQAAEDRYEDLSRSILEDNRRLIAQLGDLGLTPPSLMTAAAEIVMRGRTRELLSQLDPMGLSKPGSPLEELLKEAMDMGIKPHMDQVAPALTEALHDRIRSLRNGGEDEEAGIADVLETIRRFRDLGVPLDLWRLQNEVWRKLESTGHQLGPMWLELARELGFALPG, encoded by the coding sequence TTGAGAGGAATTTGCGTCCACGCCCACTTCTATCAACCCCCGAGGGAGGACCCATGGCTAGACGAGGTCCTTCTGGATCCTTCCGCTGCCCCATCTCATGACTGGAACTCCAGGGTAACCGACGAATGCTACAGACCCAACAGGGCCGCCCGCCTGGTGGACTCCTCGGGCGGGATAGTGCACATAATCAACAACTACCTGCACATGAGTTTTAACGTGGGGCCCACCCTCCACCGCTGGATACTGCGCCACGACCCGATCCTGGATTACCACATGGCCCAGGCGGACAGGACATCGGAGGCAAACCTGGGGTGCGGCAACGCAATAGCCCAGTGTTACAACCACATGATAATGCCCTTGGCGACCCACAAGGACAAGAGGACTCAGATCCTATGGAGCATAGAGGACTTCAAGGCCCGCTTTGGAAGACCCCCAGCGGGCATGTGGCTGCCCGAGACCGCGGTGGACATGGAAACCCTTGAGGAGTTGGCCCGCCTTGGAATAGGCTTCACCATCCTAGCCCCCCATCAATGCGCCGCGGTGCGTCCACCGGATGGGCCATGGGTCGAGACTCCTGGAGGCGCCGGGCTGGACGTCACAAGGCCCTACAGGCAGCACCTGCCATCGGGGCGGCACGTGGACATAATCTTCTACCACGGGGCAACCTCCCAGGCCATAGCCTTCGGAGGCCTTTTGGACAACGGCGACCGGTTCGCCCAGCACCTGATGGGGTTGCTCCCCGATGATAACGAACCTCGGCTTCTAACCATAGCCACCGACGGTGAAACCTACGGGCACCACCACCGTTTCGGAGAGATGGCCTTGGCCAGGGCGTTTCAGCTCATATCTCAACGAAAAGACCTGTTTCTAACAAACCCAGGGGCCTTCCTCAAAAAGCACCCCCCCCTGTGGCAGTGCAGGGTGGCGGAGAACACCTCGTGGTCCTGCGCCCACGGGGTAGAACGCTGGAGAAGCGACTGCGGATGCCACACCGGCGGACATGTGGGCTGGCACCAGCGCTGGAGGGCCCCGTTAAGGGCCGCCCTGGATCACATCAGGGATCGCATAGACCAGGTCTACGATCAAATGATCTCCCCATTAACGGATCCCTGGGAACTGCGCAACCTGTTCATAAAGGCACTTCTGGACCGAAGGGACTCCAACCCATCTCCCCTTAAAAAGAGACAGGACTTCCTCAAGGAGCACCTGCCGGGCATCGATGACTCGGAGGGCATAAGGGTCCTCACCCTGTTGGAGGCCCAGCGGATGCGGCTCTTCATGTACACCTCCTGCGGGTGGTTCTTCAACGACATCGGCGGCATAGAGACCCGCCAAATCTTAGCTTACGCCCAAAGGGCCCTGGAGCTCACCGAAGAGGCCTCCGGGATGGACGTGTCCGGGGAGTTCCGTCAAATCCTAAAGACCGCGGAGGGTAACACGAAAGAGCTGCCCAACGGTCTTGAGGTGCTCAACCGCACGGTGATGCCCCAAAGGCGCACTCTGGAGGACATGGCGGCGGCCTCCATCATGCTTAAGACCTCCGGCACCTTCTACTCCTTTTTCTGCTCCTCCAGACTCAAGGAAGCCGCCTCCGCAGGCGTGGCATTGAGGGTTGGGACCCTGTCGGTGACCGATCAGAGAACCGGGAAGACCTGGTCCGGCTCCGGGGCGGTCCTTTCCGCCGGAGGCTTGGACGACCGTTGTTGGCTCAGTGATAAGAAGGTTGACGCCGAAGCCCTTATCAAGGATTTTATTAAATTAGATATAATAAGTTTTGGGGATCGTCTTAGGCAAGCGCTGCCCATTGGGCCCCGGGGGCCGGAGGCGCTCCCGGAGGACGAGAGGGCCTCCATGGGCATGCAACGGGCCCAAGCGGCGGAAGATCGCTACGAGGACCTCTCCCGCTCCATACTGGAAGACAACCGCCGCCTAATAGCCCAGTTAGGGGATCTTGGCCTTACCCCCCCTTCCCTAATGACCGCCGCGGCAGAGATAGTGATGAGGGGGAGGACCAGGGAACTTCTATCCCAATTGGATCCCATGGGGTTATCCAAACCGGGATCGCCGCTGGAGGAACTTCTAAAAGAAGCCATGGACATGGGCATAAAACCCCACATGGATCAAGTGGCCCCGGCCCTGACCGAGGCTCTGCATGACCGCATAAGGTCCTTACGAAACGGAGGTGAGGACGAGGAGGCAGGAATAGCCGACGTCCTGGAGACGATCCGCCGCTTCAGGGACCTGGGGGTCCCCCTGGACCTCTGGAGGCTCCAGAACGAGGTATGGAGGAAGCTGGAGTCCACGGGGCACCAGCTGGGGCCTATGTGGCTTGAGCTGGCACGGGAGCTGGGCTTTGCCCTGCCCGGATGA
- a CDS encoding sensor histidine kinase — MIPLLEDLSHHLLDIAENGVNAGADFVDMGLEEDVEGDLVRMWVRDNGRGMPKEVAEMAVDPFYTSRSTRRVGLGLPFLKQAAEACGGAFRLESKPGEGTLTEASFRLSHIDRPPVGDLGSTMMTLLSGHPKVRWRLTFKCRGVYVFDSAEALEILEDPELFKTPDVCLWVRDSVREGVEGARRGV, encoded by the coding sequence GTGATCCCCTTGCTGGAGGATCTTTCGCATCACCTGTTGGACATAGCGGAGAACGGAGTTAACGCCGGGGCGGACTTTGTGGACATGGGGCTGGAGGAGGATGTGGAGGGAGATCTGGTGAGGATGTGGGTTAGGGACAACGGAAGGGGGATGCCCAAGGAGGTGGCCGAGATGGCGGTGGATCCCTTTTACACCTCCAGGAGCACCAGGAGAGTGGGGCTTGGGCTGCCGTTCTTAAAGCAGGCTGCGGAGGCGTGCGGTGGCGCCTTCCGGCTGGAGTCAAAGCCCGGGGAGGGCACCCTTACGGAGGCGTCCTTCCGGTTGAGCCACATAGACAGGCCTCCCGTGGGAGACCTTGGATCCACCATGATGACCCTGCTCTCCGGGCACCCTAAGGTGCGCTGGAGGCTTACGTTCAAGTGCAGGGGGGTGTACGTCTTCGATTCCGCCGAGGCCCTTGAGATCTTGGAGGATCCCGAGCTTTTCAAGACCCCTGACGTGTGCCTGTGGGTCAGGGACTCCGTGAGGGAAGGGGTTGAAGGGGCCAGAAGAGGAGTTTAA
- a CDS encoding HAD family hydrolase: MSHSPSPLWGPCLSKAVIFDWDGVLVDSRLDFSPLREKYFGGRRVMLLEEADSLGEPLRSNLLMDLEAIEVEGALKSVPVGGAVQVLKFLEDRGIPWGVVSRNCRRAMEAASKASGIQLPSVTISRDDFTPPKPDPAPLLHAASLLGASPWDCLFLGDYVYDLIGGRRASMRTCLVNRFEEAWAPLADLCFEDMFQLLEHLMEPRMCVPWEYRPVAELVGVDGLVERFKSIGLVELRQGFWENAFAAASMGCGAFFMEDVEVSYGHFLMCPSIPVSAMGSSLRRTLGEALRKSFPLVRILDRPEPSAVPVEELLSRWGSGGAGHGEGV, from the coding sequence ATGAGCCACTCCCCGTCCCCCTTGTGGGGTCCGTGCCTTTCCAAGGCGGTGATATTCGATTGGGACGGGGTTCTGGTGGACAGCCGGCTGGACTTCTCCCCCCTAAGGGAGAAGTACTTCGGGGGACGGCGGGTCATGCTCCTTGAGGAAGCTGACTCCCTGGGAGAGCCCTTGAGGTCCAACCTGTTGATGGACCTTGAGGCCATAGAGGTTGAGGGGGCCCTCAAAAGCGTGCCCGTTGGGGGGGCCGTTCAGGTGTTGAAGTTCCTTGAGGATCGCGGGATACCTTGGGGAGTGGTCTCCAGAAACTGCAGGAGGGCCATGGAGGCGGCCTCCAAGGCATCGGGGATCCAGTTGCCTTCGGTTACCATATCAAGGGACGACTTCACGCCTCCTAAACCGGATCCCGCCCCTCTTCTACACGCGGCGTCGCTGCTTGGGGCCTCCCCCTGGGACTGTCTGTTCCTGGGGGATTACGTGTACGACCTCATAGGGGGCCGCAGGGCCTCTATGAGGACTTGCCTTGTGAACCGCTTCGAAGAGGCCTGGGCTCCCCTGGCGGACCTCTGCTTTGAAGACATGTTCCAGCTTTTGGAGCATCTTATGGAACCTAGGATGTGCGTGCCCTGGGAGTATAGGCCTGTGGCGGAGCTCGTGGGCGTCGATGGACTGGTTGAGCGGTTTAAGTCCATAGGCCTGGTGGAGCTTAGGCAGGGCTTCTGGGAGAATGCCTTCGCCGCCGCGTCCATGGGATGTGGGGCCTTCTTCATGGAGGACGTGGAGGTGTCCTACGGGCACTTTCTCATGTGTCCATCCATCCCGGTGTCCGCCATGGGCTCATCCCTTAGGAGGACCTTGGGGGAGGCGCTGCGAAAGTCCTTCCCCCTCGTGAGGATCCTTGACCGCCCCGAGCCGTCCGCCGTACCCGTGGAAGAGCTCCTGTCCCGCTGGGGAAGTGGGGGTGCAGGACATGGAGAAGGGGTTTAA
- a CDS encoding replication-associated recombination protein A, whose protein sequence is MEKGFKVPLPERFRPRSLDEYVGQEHLLGPEGPLGLLIRTNSIRSCILYGPPGVGKTTLVRLMGSATGRELLEINAVTSKLSDLRALADRAVSLLSMGFDPPIAFVDEIYHFNSQQQNVLLPFVESGQMVLVGTTTENPWFEINKTLLSRMLVYQMKPLEDSHVLLVLQRALEDQERGLGRLGLSATKEALGALASSSSGDLRQALLRLEGVALGVAAMGGSSIREEHVFAFAGSSFRRYDRKGDQHYNLISAFIKSVRGSDPDGAVYWLARMLESGEDPRFIARRICILAAEEVGLADPMGLVLAEAAASAFDRVGLPEGDMLLAEAVIYLAAAPKSNKAYEAIRSARKAVEDGDLMDVPEHLIPGSASYVYPHGDPRGWVPASYLPEPRRFYRPTDRGMEARIKDRLRRLWRRFGEE, encoded by the coding sequence ATGGAGAAGGGGTTTAAGGTTCCGCTTCCCGAGAGGTTCCGGCCTAGGAGCCTCGATGAGTACGTGGGGCAGGAGCACCTCTTAGGTCCCGAGGGCCCCCTGGGGCTGCTCATACGGACTAACTCTATTCGCAGCTGCATCCTCTACGGACCTCCGGGGGTGGGGAAGACCACCTTGGTGCGTCTTATGGGATCCGCCACTGGCAGGGAGCTTTTGGAGATAAACGCGGTAACTTCAAAGCTCAGCGACCTTAGGGCTTTGGCGGATCGGGCGGTGTCGCTCCTGTCCATGGGGTTTGACCCTCCCATAGCCTTTGTGGATGAGATATACCACTTCAATTCCCAGCAGCAGAATGTGCTGCTGCCCTTCGTAGAGTCCGGACAGATGGTTCTGGTGGGGACCACCACGGAGAACCCTTGGTTTGAGATAAACAAGACCCTGCTTTCCAGGATGTTGGTCTACCAGATGAAGCCGCTGGAGGATTCCCACGTGCTCCTGGTCCTCCAGCGGGCCCTGGAGGACCAGGAAAGGGGGTTGGGCCGCTTGGGGTTGTCCGCCACAAAGGAAGCCCTTGGGGCCTTGGCTTCCTCCTCTTCCGGGGACTTAAGACAGGCGCTCTTAAGGCTTGAGGGGGTTGCCTTGGGGGTTGCCGCCATGGGGGGGAGCTCCATAAGGGAGGAGCACGTCTTTGCCTTTGCGGGTAGCTCCTTCAGGCGTTATGATAGAAAGGGAGATCAACATTACAATTTGATATCTGCTTTTATAAAGAGCGTCCGGGGCTCCGATCCGGACGGCGCGGTCTACTGGCTGGCCAGGATGTTGGAGTCCGGCGAGGATCCCCGCTTCATAGCCCGCAGGATATGCATTCTTGCCGCCGAGGAAGTGGGGCTGGCGGATCCCATGGGGTTGGTCTTGGCGGAGGCCGCCGCGTCAGCCTTCGACCGGGTGGGTTTGCCGGAGGGGGACATGTTGCTGGCGGAGGCGGTCATTTACCTGGCCGCGGCGCCCAAGAGCAATAAAGCTTACGAGGCCATAAGATCCGCAAGGAAGGCCGTGGAGGATGGGGACCTGATGGATGTCCCGGAGCATCTGATCCCTGGGAGCGCCAGTTACGTGTATCCCCATGGGGATCCCAGGGGGTGGGTTCCGGCAAGTTACCTTCCGGAGCCTAGGAGGTTCTACAGGCCCACGGACCGGGGGATGGAGGCAAGGATAAAGGACAGGTTGAGGCGCCTTTGGCGCCGTTTCGGCGAAGAATGA